The following coding sequences are from one Thermodesulforhabdaceae bacterium window:
- a CDS encoding Crp/Fnr family transcriptional regulator has translation MKVKDAIQLVPIFASLDPNSREELAEFCLIKHYGKGDIIFHEGEKAGGFFAVLSGLVKIFKTSWEGKEQILHVFGPYEIFAEVPVFHGKTYPASAEALANTDLLFVPRDSFINFLRRHGDAAIQLLAILSERLRIFTRIIEDLSLKEVPARLASYILYRSAQEKGSNTVKLDIPKNLLAGLLGTTPESISRVFTKMKQTGCIDISGRNIIIQNKKFLERLALEGKWIEEED, from the coding sequence GTGAAAGTAAAAGACGCTATTCAACTTGTGCCAATATTTGCTTCCCTTGATCCTAATTCCAGAGAAGAGCTGGCTGAATTTTGCCTTATAAAACACTATGGGAAAGGAGATATCATATTTCACGAGGGAGAAAAGGCTGGCGGTTTTTTCGCTGTTCTTTCAGGTTTGGTAAAAATTTTTAAAACCTCTTGGGAAGGAAAAGAACAGATACTCCATGTATTCGGTCCCTATGAAATTTTCGCCGAGGTGCCCGTTTTTCATGGAAAAACTTACCCGGCTTCAGCCGAAGCGCTGGCAAATACCGATTTACTCTTTGTGCCCAGGGATTCTTTTATTAACTTTCTTCGCCGACACGGTGATGCGGCAATTCAACTTCTTGCAATTCTTTCAGAACGGCTTCGCATCTTCACACGAATAATTGAGGATTTGTCATTAAAAGAAGTTCCTGCGCGGCTTGCATCCTACATTCTTTATCGTAGTGCTCAAGAGAAAGGAAGCAACACAGTAAAACTTGACATCCCTAAAAATCTTCTAGCTGGTCTTTTGGGAACAACACCGGAATCTATCTCCCGCGTTTTTACAAAGATGAAACAAACTGGATGTATTGATATATCCGGACGTAATATCATTATCCAGAACAAAAAATTTCTTGAAAGACTTGCTCTTGAGGGAAAGTGGATAGAGGAAGAGGACTAA
- a CDS encoding bifunctional (p)ppGpp synthetase/guanosine-3',5'-bis(diphosphate) 3'-pyrophosphohydrolase: MKQESVFFFQIVDKILDYHPEANTRLLEKAYVFSARVHRHHFRTKDIKSLNGNRSSFLVHNLSVASILSDMKLDEETIASGILHDVVEKLGTGENDPLTVLGSTFSPDIARIVDGVTRLNRLNYAQKGDTKEKEEKEHRAEYFRKMLLAISKDIRVIFVKLADRLDEIKRAVKFLNDFPDKNLRTPDIINLAQETLDVYAPLAARLGIEWLKKDLENISFRILEPEAYRSIVQKLAITEEDRNRYIEEVKRLLYTILAHHGIEAQVLGRPKHIYSIYRKMLAQRIDLNRIYDLIAFRIIVKKVEDCYEVLSIIQSHWEPVPGRYKDFIERPKPNGYQSIHTTVIGPYGEPMEIQIRTEEMDKVANEGVAAHWLYKEGKADPSRIAEQTCYLTLRNILEAQNTPEHLKEAFRQLVDKELFPNEVYVFTPAGDIKVLPKGSTPVDFAYHIHTELGHRCIGARVNGEIKPLRYELQNGDVVEIITSKKQRPSRDWLNFVKTSKAKSRIRQWLKVEAYERALIEGKELCEREFRKKGISLNEYLNSPKLLEVARSFSLGSVDDLLANVGFKKITPLQILGRLAPETRDRKGADDVRVQPEEAIPLKKETHAQEGRLSKSFVKILGSGDLLTRFAQCCNPLPGEPIVGYITRGRGVTIHRKDCHNVKQAEKERLIDVEWDPLLWKHHNAKTKTPTEQTPYIVPLRIVFSNKKGSLATISLALGSMDAEVVDVHVRPLPDGTHEGHLKVAVKDVEHLKKVLLLLRSEREIYEVERVS, translated from the coding sequence GTGAAACAAGAATCCGTTTTTTTCTTCCAAATCGTTGACAAAATTCTGGACTACCATCCAGAAGCTAACACTCGTCTTCTAGAAAAGGCTTATGTATTCTCCGCTCGGGTTCACAGGCATCATTTTCGAACAAAAGATATTAAGTCGCTAAACGGTAATAGATCCAGCTTCCTGGTTCATAATCTTTCAGTAGCATCAATTCTTTCGGATATGAAACTTGATGAAGAAACCATTGCCTCGGGTATATTACACGATGTGGTTGAAAAACTTGGAACCGGGGAAAACGATCCACTGACGGTTTTAGGCTCCACCTTTTCACCAGACATTGCTCGCATTGTGGACGGAGTCACCAGACTAAACCGCCTGAACTACGCTCAGAAAGGAGATACAAAGGAAAAAGAAGAAAAAGAGCACCGAGCAGAATACTTCCGAAAAATGCTTCTCGCTATCTCCAAGGATATTCGGGTCATCTTCGTAAAACTTGCAGATCGTCTTGACGAAATAAAAAGAGCCGTGAAATTCTTGAACGATTTTCCAGACAAAAATCTTCGAACGCCAGATATTATTAATCTCGCTCAGGAAACCCTGGATGTCTATGCACCTCTCGCCGCTCGACTCGGCATAGAATGGTTAAAAAAAGACCTGGAAAATATTTCCTTTCGCATTCTTGAACCCGAAGCCTACCGTAGTATAGTGCAGAAGTTAGCAATAACGGAAGAAGATCGGAATCGTTATATAGAAGAGGTCAAAAGGCTGCTCTACACCATTCTAGCACATCACGGTATCGAGGCTCAGGTTTTGGGACGCCCCAAGCATATTTACAGTATTTACAGGAAAATGCTCGCCCAGCGGATTGATCTCAATAGAATTTACGATCTCATCGCTTTCAGGATCATTGTAAAAAAGGTTGAAGATTGCTACGAAGTTCTGAGCATTATTCAGAGCCATTGGGAACCTGTCCCCGGAAGATACAAGGACTTCATTGAACGCCCTAAACCAAACGGCTACCAATCCATTCACACAACAGTTATTGGACCTTACGGCGAACCAATGGAAATTCAGATTCGCACCGAAGAGATGGACAAAGTAGCAAATGAAGGCGTGGCGGCTCACTGGCTTTACAAAGAAGGAAAAGCTGATCCTTCCAGGATAGCCGAGCAAACATGTTACCTCACTCTTCGCAACATTCTCGAAGCTCAAAATACACCGGAGCACTTGAAGGAAGCTTTCCGTCAACTCGTAGATAAAGAACTATTCCCAAACGAGGTTTACGTTTTTACGCCGGCAGGCGACATAAAAGTTCTTCCTAAAGGTTCAACACCTGTGGACTTTGCTTACCATATACATACAGAACTCGGGCACAGATGTATTGGAGCGCGAGTAAACGGCGAGATCAAACCTTTAAGGTATGAATTACAAAACGGCGATGTAGTGGAAATTATCACATCGAAAAAGCAAAGACCCAGTAGAGACTGGTTAAACTTTGTTAAAACTTCAAAAGCTAAAAGCCGCATTCGTCAGTGGCTTAAAGTTGAAGCTTATGAAAGAGCTCTTATTGAGGGAAAGGAACTCTGCGAGCGGGAGTTCAGGAAAAAAGGAATCTCCCTGAACGAGTATCTCAATTCTCCAAAATTACTCGAAGTGGCTCGAAGTTTCTCTCTTGGATCCGTCGATGACCTGCTGGCTAACGTGGGATTCAAGAAAATAACACCCTTACAGATCCTTGGGCGTCTTGCTCCGGAAACACGGGATAGGAAAGGTGCAGATGATGTTCGGGTTCAGCCTGAAGAAGCTATCCCGCTAAAAAAAGAAACACACGCCCAGGAAGGAAGACTCTCCAAATCCTTTGTAAAAATACTGGGAAGTGGGGATTTACTCACGCGGTTTGCTCAATGCTGCAATCCTTTGCCTGGAGAACCCATAGTGGGCTACATAACGCGAGGTCGAGGTGTCACAATACATCGCAAAGACTGCCACAACGTAAAGCAGGCTGAAAAGGAAAGGCTCATTGATGTGGAATGGGATCCTCTTCTCTGGAAGCATCATAACGCAAAAACTAAAACTCCAACTGAGCAAACCCCATACATTGTTCCTCTGCGAATTGTTTTCTCCAACAAGAAGGGTTCTCTTGCAACCATTAGCCTGGCTCTCGGTTCTATGGATGCAGAAGTTGTTGACGTTCATGTCCGTCCACTTCCGGATGGAACCCACGAAGGACATCTCAAAGTTGCTGTAAAAGACGTTGAACACTTAAAGAAAGTGCTCTTATTGCTTAGAAGTGAACGGGAAATTTACGAAGTAGAACGTGTATCCTGA
- the ispG gene encoding flavodoxin-dependent (E)-4-hydroxy-3-methylbut-2-enyl-diphosphate synthase: MIGNGRRQSLKINIGDVAIGGDAPIVVQSMTNTDTRDWKSTVDQIKRLEERGCEIVRIAIPDMEAAEQIPKIKKAVSIPIIADIHFDFRLALEALKAGVDGLRINPGNIGGFERVRKVVESARERQVPIRIGVNSGSVEKDLIEKYGGPTPEAMVESAIRHINMLEALNFNLIKISLKSSSVLDTIEAYRLLAKKIPYPFHLGVTEAGSPVQGAIKSALGIGILLYEGIGDTIRVSITGPPEEEIPIAYGILRALGLRKRGAEIISCPTCGRTEIDLIRIVREVEERLAKVKTPIKVAIMGCVVNGPGEAREADVGIAGGRGKGIIFKEGKHIRSVPESDLTIELIKEVENITGEKIL, encoded by the coding sequence ATGATCGGAAACGGACGTCGGCAGAGCTTAAAAATAAACATCGGAGATGTTGCTATAGGAGGCGATGCACCGATTGTTGTTCAGTCCATGACCAACACGGACACCAGAGACTGGAAATCTACTGTGGATCAAATAAAAAGGCTCGAAGAACGAGGGTGCGAAATTGTGCGAATTGCCATCCCCGATATGGAAGCGGCTGAACAAATTCCTAAAATAAAAAAAGCTGTTTCTATACCGATCATAGCCGACATACATTTTGATTTTCGCCTTGCCTTAGAAGCTCTCAAAGCTGGAGTCGATGGTTTAAGGATTAATCCTGGTAACATTGGAGGCTTTGAACGAGTCAGAAAAGTAGTTGAATCAGCTAGAGAGCGACAAGTTCCCATAAGGATTGGGGTAAACAGTGGATCTGTCGAAAAGGATCTTATAGAAAAATACGGAGGACCTACGCCCGAAGCTATGGTTGAAAGTGCTATCAGACATATTAACATGCTGGAGGCTCTAAACTTTAATCTCATAAAAATCTCTCTAAAATCATCCAGCGTGCTTGATACTATAGAAGCATACAGACTGCTGGCAAAAAAGATCCCCTACCCTTTTCACCTCGGTGTTACAGAAGCGGGCTCTCCTGTCCAAGGAGCAATTAAATCTGCTCTCGGAATTGGTATCCTCCTCTATGAAGGCATAGGTGACACAATTCGAGTGTCCATCACAGGACCACCAGAAGAAGAAATTCCCATAGCTTACGGTATCCTGAGGGCTCTGGGACTAAGAAAACGAGGAGCAGAAATAATCAGTTGCCCAACCTGTGGCCGAACAGAAATTGATCTAATACGAATAGTTAGAGAAGTGGAAGAACGACTAGCCAAAGTAAAGACGCCTATCAAGGTTGCCATTATGGGATGCGTTGTAAATGGACCTGGAGAAGCTCGAGAAGCAGACGTTGGTATAGCCGGGGGGCGTGGCAAAGGGATTATTTTTAAAGAGGGAAAACATATCCGAAGCGTCCCAGAAAGCGACCTTACAATCGAACTTATTAAGGAAGTAGAGAATATTACAGGGGAGAAGATTTTGTGA